The following coding sequences are from one Nilaparvata lugens isolate BPH chromosome 4, ASM1435652v1, whole genome shotgun sequence window:
- the LOC111044474 gene encoding N-alpha-acetyltransferase 38, NatC auxiliary subunit isoform X2: protein MPCNPDQPVDESMNCENSMQLDKPTDSVGKEEKSGKEKLRRWINRQMKIEMTDGRILIGVFLCTDRDGNIILGSCSESQQTDGCYDEPRLLGLVMVPGRHVVSLHLAPSNNSDGETT, encoded by the coding sequence ATGCCTTGCAATCCAGATCAACCCGTAGACGAATCTATGAATTGTGAGAACTCAATGCAGTTAGACAAACCAACTGACAGTGTAGGGAAAGAAGAGAAATCTGGCAAGGAAAAACTACGCAGATGGATCAACAGACAAATGAAAATTGAGATGACCGATGGACGAATCCTTATAGGAGTTTTTTTGTGCACTGACCGGGATGGAAATATCATACTGGGCTCTTGCAGTGAATCCCAACAGACTGACGGCTGCTATGATGAACCTAGACTTCTTGGACTGGTCATGGTTCCTGGAAGACATGTAGTGTCTCTTCACCTCGCACCTTCAAACAACTCTGATGGAGAAACTACATAA
- the LOC111044474 gene encoding uncharacterized protein LOC111044474 isoform X1, translating to MNRHQCNFCPSSYRNLRDLKTHEKNKHGVSKKFKCSQCNAQSNYIRNMHRHERLKHNIVHDKSSVVKSKGNVKFTLVKCHLCTTCIRVTKLVDHYKSEHSLDVEIDEREFTNYEEFKSWKFDEEEGTQSKFIKSTSTVSYKRCSGESVSYEYFSCQHSGTYVPKGKGVRKRGTKKIGMICPAEMKLTIGSDGVCQVRYVKTHVGHTSTNPQNLEIPADIINNCTPVEETQEFPEFELQASHTLDLRDSSVIVIVEPYQENAIILNNSSISLQQKRDELVSQFQVMLDSVKSIEELMFIEGECLRIQSQLSVTAFD from the coding sequence ATGAACCGACATCAATGTAACTTTTGCCCTTCAAGTTACCGAAACTTGAGAGATCTGAAAACGCACGAGAAGAACAAACATGGAGTAAGTAAAAAGTTCAAATGTAGCCAGTGTAATGCCCAATCAAATTACATAAGGAATATGCATCGTCATGAACGATTGAAGCATAACATTGTTCATGATAAATCCAGTGTTGTAAAGTCGAAGGGAAATGTGAAATTCACCCTGGTAAAGTGTCATTTATGTACCACTTGTATCAGGGTGACAAAACTTGTAGATCATTACAAGAGTGAACATTCGTTGgatgttgaaattgatgagAGAGAGTTTACGaattatgaggaatttaaatcgTGGAAATTTGATGAAGAAGAGGGGACACAATCTAAGTTTATCAAAAGTACTTCAACTGTGAGTTACAAAAGATGTAGCGGGGAGAGTGTTTCCTATGAGTATTTCTCTTGTCAACATAGTGGAACCTATGTCCCTAAGGGAAAAGGGGTGCGGAAACGGGGTACCAAAAAAATCGGCATGATTTGTCCCGCCGAAATGAAACTCACAATCGGGAGTGATGGTGTGTGTCAAGTTAGGTATGTTAAAACCCACGTTGGCCACACTAGTACCAACCCACAAAACCTAGAAATCCCGGCCGATATCATCAACAATTGTACCCCTGTTGAAGAAACACAAGAGTTCCCTGAATTTGAACTCCAAGCATCTCACACTCTAGATTTGAGGGACAGCTCAGTTATAGTGATAGTGGAGCCTTATCAAGAGAACGCCATTATTCTTAATAATTCCTCCATCTCACTTCAACAGAAGAGAGATGAGTTGGTGAGCCAGTTTCAAGTCATGTTGGATTCTGTGAAATCCATTGAGGAATTGATGTTCATTGAGGGGGAATGTCTGCGGATACAATCTCAACTGTCAGTTACAGCTTTTGattga